A segment of the Streptomyces pactum genome:
CTTCGAGGGCAAGTCCGTGCCTCCGCAGACCACTCGGGCCCGGCTGCGCGGCGACTTCATCCGACGGGCCCAGGAGCAGCGCCGGGACTTCACCGTCGACTGGGTCCATCTCAAGCTCAACGACCAGGCGCAGCGCACCGTGTTGTGCAAGGACCCGTTCCGTTCGGTGGACGACCGGGTGGAGAAGCTGATCGCCGGTATGTGAGCCGGACGAGGTGGGACACGCGTTTGCGCACGAAAGGGCGGAACGCCACACGGGCACCGTACGTTAGCCGTACGGTGCCCGTCTCACGCCGTAGAGTTGCGCGCACTTCCCCAGGACCGACCGATACCGATACGAGGCCCCCACCGTGCGCCGACGCTCACTCCTCATCGCCGTCCCCGCCGGACTGGTCACGCTCGCCGCATGCGGTGACGGCGACGACTCCGGATCGAGCAGCGCCGGCGACAGCGCGACGCCCGAGGCGTCGGCCACGTCGGCACCGCCGCCGAAGATCGTCGACGGCCCGTTGCCGGCGATCACCGCGGGGACGAAGTTCGACGAGAAGCCGACCGTCGCCAAGGGCGGCGGCGAGCCCTCCAAGGACCTCGCGGTCAAGACGGTCATCGCCGGTGGCGGCAGGGCCGTCGCCGAGAACGACTTCGTGTCGGCGAACTACCTGGGCCAGATCTGGGAGAGCGCGAAGGTCTTCGACAACTCCTACGACCGCAAGACCCCCCTGGTCATCCAGCTCGCCCAGGGCGGCGTCATCGACGGCTGGCGGTACGCCCTCATCGGCAAGAAGACCGGCAGCCGCGTCCAGTTCTCCGTACCGCCCACCTGGGGTTACGGCGAGCAGGGCAACGAGCAGGTGGGCATCAAGGGTTCCGACACGCTGGTGTTCGT
Coding sequences within it:
- a CDS encoding FKBP-type peptidyl-prolyl cis-trans isomerase, translating into MRRRSLLIAVPAGLVTLAACGDGDDSGSSSAGDSATPEASATSAPPPKIVDGPLPAITAGTKFDEKPTVAKGGGEPSKDLAVKTVIAGGGRAVAENDFVSANYLGQIWESAKVFDNSYDRKTPLVIQLAQGGVIDGWRYALIGKKTGSRVQFSVPPTWGYGEQGNEQVGIKGSDTLVFVVDVQDTFNAKSSAKGKEVPQDDAALPKVGTNTDGKAPAIEVPKSDAPKKLAAEYVLEGDGAEVDAQDSVLVQYKGVVWDGGKEFDSTYGRKQLTSFSLQQVVKGWSQGLTGKKVGSRVLIVIPPDLGYGDSPPEGSGIEKDSTLVFSVDILAKM